The following are from one region of the Segatella oris genome:
- a CDS encoding cofactor-independent phosphoglycerate mutase, whose product MKHIIILGDGMADHAIDRLGGKTPLQYADTPYMNFLAKQGKTGMLNTIPDGFLPGSEVANTAILGYDLNKVYEGRGPLEAASIGYEMQPNDMAIRCNIIELANGRIKNHHGGHLTTEEGDLLIKFLDKELGNDQVKFITGIQYRHLLVIKNGNKHITCAPPHDHPNEEWKPLLVKPEEGYTEYNSDRMTPQATADLLNDLIIKSQSLLANHPFNRQRTEKANSIWPWSGGYRPSMSTLMQRYPEIKSGSVISAVDLIRGIGHYAGLDIIKVPGATGLANTNYEGKASAAIEALKKQDFVFLHIEASDEAGHDGDLDLKLQTIRNLDARIVKPVYEAVSEWEEPVCIALLPDHPTPVEIRTHVKEPVPFAIWHRDIQPDKVTTYDEKSCTHGEYGLLSLQQFMETFMKIK is encoded by the coding sequence ATGAAACATATCATCATCTTAGGAGATGGCATGGCCGACCATGCCATTGACCGATTGGGAGGAAAGACACCTCTCCAATACGCAGATACACCATACATGAACTTCCTGGCCAAGCAAGGAAAGACAGGAATGCTCAACACTATACCTGATGGATTTCTCCCCGGTTCTGAAGTTGCCAACACTGCAATCCTGGGTTACGACCTCAATAAGGTCTATGAAGGACGCGGCCCATTAGAAGCTGCCTCCATTGGATATGAGATGCAACCCAATGATATGGCAATACGATGCAACATCATCGAACTGGCAAACGGACGTATCAAGAACCATCACGGAGGGCATCTGACTACAGAAGAAGGCGATCTACTTATTAAGTTCTTAGACAAGGAGCTTGGTAATGACCAAGTGAAGTTCATCACCGGCATTCAATATCGCCATTTACTTGTCATCAAGAATGGCAATAAACACATCACTTGTGCCCCACCACACGATCATCCTAACGAGGAATGGAAACCGCTTCTCGTTAAACCTGAAGAGGGATATACCGAATACAATAGCGACAGAATGACTCCACAGGCTACGGCCGACCTGCTTAATGATCTCATCATCAAGAGCCAATCACTGCTTGCAAACCACCCTTTTAACCGGCAACGCACAGAGAAAGCCAACAGCATCTGGCCTTGGAGCGGAGGTTATCGCCCGTCTATGTCGACGCTGATGCAACGCTATCCGGAGATCAAAAGCGGAAGTGTCATTTCGGCAGTCGACCTCATTCGCGGTATCGGTCACTATGCCGGACTTGATATTATCAAGGTTCCCGGTGCAACCGGACTGGCTAATACCAACTATGAAGGAAAGGCATCAGCAGCTATTGAGGCGCTGAAGAAACAAGATTTCGTGTTTCTACATATAGAAGCAAGTGATGAAGCTGGGCATGACGGAGACCTTGATTTGAAACTCCAGACTATCCGCAATCTTGACGCCCGCATCGTTAAACCCGTCTATGAAGCCGTAAGTGAGTGGGAAGAACCTGTATGTATCGCCCTACTTCCCGATCACCCAACGCCTGTAGAGATACGCACTCACGTCAAAGAACCCGTTCCTTTTGCCATCTGGCACAGAGATATCCAACCCGACAAGGTAACAACCTACGATGAAAAGAGTTGCACTCATGGAGAATATGGACTGCTCTCACTGCAACAGTTTATGGAAACTTTCATGAAAATCAAATAA
- the thrC gene encoding threonine synthase, protein MKYYSTNKKAPTATLEEAVIKGLAPDRGLYMPEHIQKLPATFFNQIEKLSFQEIAFEVSKAFFGGDIEIEALRNIVYDTLSFDVPAVHIEDNIYSLELFHGPTLAFKDVGARFMARLLQYFIQREGQQQINVLVATSGDTGSAVANGFLGVNGIHVYVLYPKDKVSHIQESQFTTLGQNITALEVDGVFDDCQAMIKQAFMDETLNHHMKLTSANSINVARFLPQAFYYFYAYAQLKRLGKADKLVISVPSGNFGNLCAGLFAYKMGLPVNRFIAANNANDVFFHYLRTGEYMPQPSKQTLANAMDVGNPSNFARIYTLFNGSHQAITELISGATYTDDMIRKTMQECYASTDYILDPHGACGYKALKEQLQPRETGLFLETAHPAKFKDKVDEILSTEIAVPERLAAFMKGTKQSIPMDKQFETFKQFLMDT, encoded by the coding sequence ATGAAATATTACAGCACTAACAAAAAGGCACCTACAGCCACGCTTGAAGAGGCTGTCATCAAGGGATTAGCTCCCGACCGTGGGCTATACATGCCTGAACATATCCAAAAACTGCCGGCAACTTTCTTCAACCAAATTGAGAAACTAAGTTTTCAGGAGATAGCTTTCGAAGTATCCAAGGCCTTCTTTGGTGGCGACATTGAGATTGAGGCTTTGCGAAACATCGTCTATGATACGTTATCTTTTGATGTTCCCGCCGTTCACATAGAAGATAATATCTATTCGCTTGAACTCTTCCATGGCCCCACGTTAGCTTTTAAAGATGTTGGAGCTCGCTTCATGGCCCGCTTGCTTCAGTATTTCATTCAACGCGAAGGCCAACAGCAAATCAACGTTCTCGTGGCAACAAGTGGCGACACCGGATCGGCCGTTGCCAACGGTTTTCTTGGTGTCAACGGTATCCATGTCTATGTACTCTACCCTAAAGACAAGGTGAGTCATATACAGGAAAGCCAGTTTACCACCTTAGGTCAAAACATCACTGCACTGGAAGTAGATGGCGTATTTGATGATTGTCAGGCTATGATCAAGCAGGCTTTCATGGATGAAACACTCAATCATCACATGAAACTCACCTCTGCCAACAGCATCAATGTGGCTCGTTTTCTTCCACAGGCATTCTATTACTTCTATGCATATGCCCAACTTAAACGGTTAGGTAAGGCCGACAAACTGGTAATATCAGTTCCAAGTGGAAATTTCGGGAACCTCTGTGCCGGACTCTTCGCCTATAAAATGGGACTTCCCGTCAATAGGTTTATTGCTGCAAACAATGCCAATGATGTCTTCTTCCATTATTTAAGAACCGGTGAATATATGCCTCAACCCAGCAAACAGACCTTGGCTAATGCCATGGATGTAGGCAATCCTTCAAACTTCGCCCGCATCTATACGCTGTTCAATGGCAGTCATCAGGCTATTACTGAACTCATCAGCGGAGCGACTTACACTGATGACATGATACGCAAAACCATGCAAGAATGCTATGCATCAACAGATTATATTCTCGATCCTCATGGTGCCTGTGGCTATAAGGCACTGAAAGAACAGTTGCAACCAAGAGAAACCGGCCTCTTTCTTGAAACGGCACATCCTGCAAAATTCAAGGATAAAGTAGATGAAATCTTGTCTACAGAGATTGCTGTTCCAGAGCGTTTGGCAGCCTTCATGAAAGGAACAAAGCAAAGCATTCCTATGGATAAGCAGTTCGAAACATTCAAGCAGTTCCTTATGGACACATAA
- the dnaJ gene encoding molecular chaperone DnaJ, translating to MAEKRDYYEVLGVEKTATDNEIKMAYRKIAIKFHPDRNPGNKEAEEKFKEAAEAYDVLRDPQKRQQYDQFGFNGPQGAGGFGGGFSGGMDMDDIFSMFGDIFGGHSGGFGGFGGFGNGGGSRQPQYRGADLRLKVSLTLKEIATGVTKKFKVRKDVECKHCHGSGAEAGSSSETCPKCGGRGVVMKTVRTMLGMMQTQTECPECHGEGTIIKNKCKECGGTGVVKGEEVVEIQIPAGVAQGMVVNVPGKGNAGMRNGVTGNIQVLIEEEPNDTFVRDGQDVIYNLLLDFPTAALGGEVEIPTIQGTQVKIKIDAGTQPGKTLRLRGKGLPAVQGYGNGMGDLVVNISVYIPKTLDKDEKIAIEKFKNSDNFKGDITTKQTIFQKFKNYFN from the coding sequence ATGGCTGAGAAGAGAGATTACTACGAGGTACTTGGTGTTGAGAAAACTGCCACTGACAATGAAATAAAAATGGCTTATCGCAAGATAGCCATCAAATTTCATCCTGACAGAAACCCTGGGAACAAAGAAGCTGAAGAGAAATTCAAAGAAGCTGCTGAAGCTTACGATGTGCTCCGAGATCCACAGAAACGTCAACAATATGACCAGTTTGGGTTCAATGGGCCTCAAGGCGCAGGCGGATTTGGTGGAGGTTTCAGCGGAGGTATGGACATGGATGATATATTCTCTATGTTCGGAGATATCTTCGGAGGTCATAGTGGAGGCTTCGGTGGATTTGGAGGTTTTGGCAATGGGGGTGGCTCACGACAGCCCCAATATCGTGGTGCAGACCTTCGACTGAAGGTTAGTCTCACTTTAAAGGAGATTGCTACAGGCGTAACTAAGAAATTCAAGGTACGAAAAGATGTAGAATGTAAACATTGTCATGGCAGTGGTGCAGAGGCAGGAAGCAGTAGTGAGACTTGTCCTAAATGTGGTGGACGTGGTGTTGTCATGAAAACCGTACGCACTATGCTTGGCATGATGCAGACACAAACAGAGTGTCCCGAATGTCATGGCGAAGGAACTATCATCAAAAACAAGTGTAAGGAATGTGGTGGTACTGGAGTTGTTAAGGGTGAAGAAGTCGTTGAGATCCAGATTCCGGCAGGCGTTGCACAAGGAATGGTTGTCAATGTTCCCGGAAAGGGTAATGCAGGTATGCGCAATGGCGTCACAGGCAATATTCAAGTTCTGATTGAAGAAGAGCCTAATGACACCTTTGTTAGAGATGGACAGGACGTGATTTACAACCTCCTACTCGACTTCCCGACTGCTGCTCTTGGTGGTGAAGTAGAGATACCTACTATCCAAGGTACCCAAGTCAAGATTAAAATTGACGCAGGAACACAGCCTGGAAAAACGCTACGTCTACGTGGTAAGGGACTTCCTGCCGTACAAGGATATGGTAACGGAATGGGCGATTTGGTTGTTAACATCAGTGTTTACATCCCTAAGACACTTGATAAAGACGAGAAAATAGCCATTGAAAAATTCAAGAATAGTGATAATTTCAAAGGGGATATAACAACCAAACAGACTATCTTCCAGAAATTTAAGAACTATTTCAATTGA
- the thrA gene encoding bifunctional aspartate kinase/homoserine dehydrogenase I — protein MKVLKFGGTSVGSVKSILSLKKIVENEAKSEDIIVVVSALGGITDKLITTAQLALRHDGKWKEEFNIMVDRHHKMIDTIITDTKKRVILFNKVDALFEQLKSIYFGVYLIHDLSEKTENAIVSYGEQLSSVIVATLIRGAKWYESRDFIKTERKNNKNTLDSELTNKLVRDTFSDLPHISLVPGFISRDRDTDETTNLGRGGSDYTAAILAAALNASALEIWTDVDGFMTADPRVIKSAYTINELSYIEAMELCNFGAKVIYPPTIYPVCVKNIPIKVKNTFNPNYPGTTIKNKIDDDNKLIKGISSINGTALITVTGLSMVGVIGVNRRIFTALADEGISVFMVSQASSENSTSIGVKEEDADEAVKVLNKEFSAEIEDGAMFPMHAKKGLATVAIVGDNMKHAAGISGKLFGTLGRSGISVIACAQGASETNISFVVKSEYLRKSLNVLHDSFFLSEYKVLNLFICGIGTVGSKLIEQIRKQYNELKERNQLKLNVVGIASSKNAIFNRDGLNLSNYRETLKSSEPSSPEKLRDHIVEMNIFNSVFVDCTASKEIASLYQNFLEHNISVIAANKLAASGEYDKYAQLKKTALRRGVKFRFETNVGAGLPIIGTINDLRNSGDKILKIEAVLSGTLNFIFNEISATVPFSETVRRAKEQGYSEPDPRIDLSGTDVVRKLVILAREAGYRVEQADVEKHLFVPQKYFEGSVEEFWKRLPDLDTDFENKRKALEKEDKRWRFVATLDGNHTSVELKAIDRNHPFYNLEGSNNIVLLTTERYKEYPMLIQGYGAGASVTAAGVFANIMSIANI, from the coding sequence ATGAAAGTATTGAAATTTGGCGGGACATCTGTTGGTTCCGTAAAAAGCATTCTCAGCTTAAAGAAAATCGTAGAGAACGAGGCAAAGAGTGAAGACATTATCGTTGTTGTCAGTGCCCTTGGAGGTATTACCGACAAACTCATTACCACCGCACAATTAGCCCTTAGGCATGATGGAAAATGGAAAGAAGAATTCAACATCATGGTCGATCGTCATCACAAGATGATAGACACCATCATTACCGATACCAAGAAACGTGTTATTTTATTTAATAAAGTAGATGCTCTTTTTGAACAATTGAAGAGCATTTACTTTGGCGTTTACCTCATTCATGACCTCAGTGAAAAGACCGAGAATGCTATTGTGAGCTATGGAGAACAACTTTCAAGTGTCATTGTTGCTACGCTAATCAGAGGAGCAAAATGGTATGAAAGCCGTGATTTCATCAAAACAGAACGGAAAAATAATAAGAATACGCTTGACAGTGAACTAACCAATAAGCTTGTACGAGATACTTTCAGCGATCTTCCACACATATCACTTGTGCCCGGTTTCATCAGTCGAGATCGAGATACTGACGAAACAACGAACCTCGGGCGTGGCGGGAGCGACTACACAGCAGCCATCCTTGCAGCAGCCCTCAATGCAAGTGCATTGGAAATATGGACTGATGTAGACGGTTTTATGACAGCAGATCCCCGTGTTATCAAGTCTGCTTATACCATCAATGAGCTGAGTTACATTGAAGCCATGGAGCTTTGTAACTTCGGTGCAAAGGTCATTTATCCTCCGACGATCTATCCAGTATGCGTAAAAAACATACCTATCAAGGTTAAGAATACCTTTAACCCGAATTATCCCGGCACTACCATTAAAAATAAAATTGATGATGACAACAAACTCATCAAGGGTATCAGTTCCATAAACGGCACAGCACTCATCACGGTTACAGGCTTGTCTATGGTTGGAGTTATCGGAGTAAACCGACGCATTTTCACGGCACTTGCCGATGAAGGTATCAGTGTATTCATGGTTTCTCAAGCCTCTTCAGAGAATTCTACAAGTATCGGTGTCAAGGAAGAAGATGCCGATGAAGCTGTCAAAGTGCTGAATAAAGAGTTTTCTGCAGAGATAGAAGACGGTGCCATGTTTCCTATGCATGCCAAGAAAGGATTGGCAACAGTCGCCATTGTTGGTGACAACATGAAACATGCCGCGGGTATATCGGGAAAGCTTTTCGGCACATTAGGCCGAAGCGGTATAAGCGTTATCGCCTGTGCCCAGGGTGCCAGTGAGACGAATATTTCCTTTGTTGTCAAGAGTGAATATCTTCGGAAGTCTCTTAATGTGCTCCACGATTCTTTCTTCCTCTCTGAATATAAAGTGCTCAATCTATTCATCTGTGGAATTGGAACTGTAGGAAGTAAACTGATAGAACAAATCCGTAAACAATATAATGAACTTAAGGAACGCAATCAGTTGAAGCTGAATGTCGTGGGAATAGCAAGTTCTAAGAATGCAATTTTCAACCGAGACGGACTTAATCTGTCCAACTACCGCGAGACCTTGAAAAGTTCTGAGCCGAGTTCTCCAGAGAAGTTACGCGATCACATTGTGGAGATGAACATTTTCAACAGTGTCTTTGTTGATTGTACAGCAAGCAAGGAGATAGCTTCACTCTATCAAAATTTCCTCGAACATAATATTAGTGTCATTGCAGCTAATAAACTTGCAGCCAGCGGAGAGTATGACAAATATGCACAACTCAAGAAAACTGCCCTCCGCCGTGGTGTCAAATTCAGATTTGAAACCAATGTCGGGGCTGGTCTTCCAATTATTGGAACCATCAACGACCTACGCAATTCGGGGGATAAAATACTGAAAATTGAAGCGGTGTTAAGCGGTACACTTAACTTTATTTTTAATGAAATCAGTGCCACAGTTCCTTTCTCTGAAACTGTCAGAAGAGCCAAAGAGCAGGGCTATAGCGAGCCAGATCCGCGCATAGATCTTAGTGGAACAGATGTTGTCCGCAAGCTCGTTATCTTGGCACGCGAGGCTGGATATCGAGTAGAACAAGCTGATGTAGAGAAGCATCTATTCGTTCCGCAGAAATATTTTGAGGGAAGTGTTGAAGAATTCTGGAAGCGTTTGCCCGACTTGGACACTGATTTTGAAAATAAACGAAAGGCTTTGGAGAAAGAAGATAAGCGTTGGCGTTTTGTAGCAACACTTGATGGAAACCACACAAGCGTAGAACTTAAGGCCATTGATCGAAATCATCCGTTCTATAATCTCGAAGGAAGCAACAACATTGTATTGCTTACCACCGAGCGCTACAAGGAGTATCCAATGTTAATACAAGGCTATGGAGCCGGTGCAAGCGTAACTGCAGCCGGTGTATTTGCCAACATCATGTCTATTGCAAACATTTAA
- a CDS encoding nucleotide exchange factor GrpE, with protein MMKKEEDIKQDVNMSAEKSENTASEHAQTEQETVNETEKEPEEESAGKEEKDPMEALKEENSKLKEQLLRTIAEFDNFRKRTNKEKAELLLNGGRKTVTSILPILDDFERALSDKSEDAVAIKKGMQMIFNKFIKTLESMGVKKIETDEADFNTDFHEAIAMVPGMGDDKKGKVIDCVQTGYTMNDQVIRHAKVAVGQ; from the coding sequence ATGATGAAAAAAGAAGAAGACATAAAGCAAGACGTAAACATGTCAGCTGAAAAATCAGAGAACACTGCATCAGAACATGCTCAGACAGAACAGGAAACTGTCAATGAGACAGAGAAAGAACCTGAAGAAGAAAGTGCAGGCAAGGAGGAAAAGGATCCGATGGAAGCTCTGAAAGAAGAAAACAGCAAACTTAAAGAGCAACTGTTACGTACGATTGCGGAGTTTGACAACTTCAGAAAGCGTACCAATAAAGAGAAAGCCGAACTCCTTCTGAATGGCGGAAGAAAAACTGTTACAAGCATTCTGCCCATACTTGACGACTTCGAGCGTGCACTGAGTGACAAGAGTGAAGATGCTGTTGCCATTAAAAAAGGTATGCAGATGATTTTCAATAAATTTATAAAGACCCTTGAAAGCATGGGAGTAAAGAAGATTGAGACTGACGAAGCAGACTTCAATACCGACTTTCATGAGGCTATAGCCATGGTTCCGGGTATGGGTGACGACAAGAAAGGGAAAGTAATTGATTGCGTTCAAACAGGCTATACAATGAACGATCAAGTAATCAGACACGCAAAAGTAGCTGTAGGACAATAA
- a CDS encoding ABC-F family ATP-binding cassette domain-containing protein, which yields MITLTNLAIQFGKRVLYKDVNIKFTRGNIYGVIGANGAGKSTLLRAISGDLEPNHGSVELGPGERLSVLEQDHFKYDEYRVMDTVLMGHQPLWENMKERERLYSKAEMTEEDGNRAAELEEKFAEMNGWEAESEAAQLLQNLGVKEELHQKMVSELSNTEKVRVMLAKALFGKPDNLLLDEPTNDLDLDTVEWLEDYLGEIDESQTVLVVSHDRHFLDAVSTQTIDIDYGKVTVFSGNYSFWYESSQLALRQAQNQKLKAEEKKKQLEEFIRRFSANVAKSKQTTSRKKMLEKLNIEEIKPSSRKYPGIIFQMEREPGNQILEVEGLKAVDTDGTVLFDNINFNIEKGQKVVFLSHNPKAMTALFEIINGNREADAGTYKWGVTITTAYLPLDNTEFFNSDLNLVDWLGQYGVGNEVMMKGYLGRMLFSGEEVLKKVNVLSGGEKMRCMIARMQLQNANCLILDTPTNHLDLESIQAFNNNLTLFKGNILFSSHDHEFIETVADRIIELTPNGAIDKLMPYDEYIHDETIKEQKAKMYC from the coding sequence ATGATAACATTAACCAATCTTGCTATCCAATTTGGAAAGAGAGTGCTTTACAAAGACGTAAATATCAAGTTTACCCGTGGCAACATCTATGGTGTCATTGGAGCCAATGGCGCAGGTAAGTCAACCCTGCTGCGTGCCATAAGTGGCGACTTGGAACCCAACCATGGAAGTGTAGAGCTCGGGCCGGGCGAACGTCTTTCTGTTTTGGAGCAAGATCACTTCAAATACGATGAGTATCGTGTTATGGACACGGTACTCATGGGACATCAGCCTCTTTGGGAGAACATGAAAGAGCGAGAACGCCTCTATTCAAAGGCAGAAATGACCGAAGAAGACGGTAATCGCGCAGCAGAATTGGAAGAGAAATTTGCTGAAATGAATGGTTGGGAAGCAGAAAGTGAGGCTGCCCAACTGTTGCAGAACTTAGGAGTTAAGGAAGAATTACACCAGAAAATGGTAAGCGAACTGAGCAATACAGAGAAAGTTCGCGTGATGTTGGCAAAGGCCTTGTTTGGTAAACCGGATAATCTTCTGCTTGATGAGCCTACCAATGACCTTGATCTGGACACCGTTGAATGGCTTGAAGACTATTTAGGAGAAATTGATGAAAGCCAGACTGTACTCGTTGTGAGCCACGACCGACACTTCCTTGATGCGGTTTCTACACAGACGATTGACATTGATTATGGTAAAGTTACCGTTTTTTCCGGTAACTATTCATTCTGGTATGAGAGTTCACAGCTGGCACTTCGTCAGGCACAGAACCAGAAACTGAAAGCTGAAGAGAAAAAGAAACAGTTGGAAGAATTTATCCGTCGTTTCTCTGCCAACGTTGCCAAGAGCAAGCAGACTACATCAAGAAAGAAGATGCTTGAAAAGCTGAATATTGAAGAGATCAAGCCATCAAGCCGTAAATATCCAGGCATCATTTTCCAGATGGAACGTGAACCCGGCAACCAAATTCTTGAAGTTGAGGGATTGAAAGCTGTTGATACTGATGGCACTGTGCTTTTTGATAATATCAATTTCAATATTGAAAAGGGGCAGAAAGTTGTTTTTCTGAGCCACAACCCTAAAGCCATGACAGCACTTTTCGAAATCATCAATGGTAATCGTGAGGCTGATGCCGGAACTTATAAATGGGGAGTAACCATTACAACGGCTTATCTCCCACTTGACAACACAGAGTTCTTCAACAGCGACTTGAACTTGGTAGATTGGTTAGGGCAATATGGTGTAGGTAATGAGGTCATGATGAAAGGCTACTTAGGCAGAATGCTATTCAGTGGCGAAGAAGTACTGAAAAAGGTCAATGTACTTTCGGGAGGCGAGAAGATGCGTTGTATGATTGCCCGCATGCAACTGCAGAATGCCAATTGCCTAATCCTCGATACACCCACCAACCACCTTGACTTGGAAAGTATTCAAGCCTTCAATAACAACTTGACACTCTTCAAAGGCAACATTCTTTTCTCAAGTCATGACCACGAATTCATTGAAACTGTGGCCGACAGGATTATTGAATTGACACCTAATGGAGCGATTGACAAATTGATGCCTTACGATGAATACATTCACGATGAGACCATCAAGGAACAGAAAGCAAAGATGTATTGCTAA
- a CDS encoding NAD(P)/FAD-dependent oxidoreductase, with protein sequence MTQEYQIRVLPQVAYTEENIKQYIAEEKGLDVRTLYQVRVLKRSIDARQRQIFVNLKVRAYINEFPQEEEFVRTDYPNVERGKPVIVVGEGPGGLFAALRLIEKGLRPIVLERGKNVRERKKDLALITKTQKVDEQSNYSFGEGGAGAYSDGKLYTRSKKRGSVEKILNVFCQHGASASILADAHPHIGTDKLPRVIENMRNTILKSGGEVHFLTKMTRLLMVENRVVGVEAIDLQKQCQLEFRGPVILATGHSARDVYRYLNEAKVEIEAKGIAVGVRLEHPSELIDQIQYHNKNGRGKYLPAAEYSFVTQVDGRGVYSFCMCPGGFVIPAATDREQIVVNGMSPSNRGTAWSNSGMVVEMHPEDCMKIVGEDKEDALSVMRFQEELEKTCWQQGNMKQTAPAQRMADFVSGRLSYDLPKSSYAPGLISSPLHFWFPAFVSKRLQAAFKVFGKNAHGFLTNEAVMIAAETRTSSPVRIIRDRATLQHVRLQGLFPCGEGAGYAGGIVSAGIDGERCAEMAALYVEGL encoded by the coding sequence ATGACACAAGAATATCAAATTCGTGTATTGCCCCAGGTGGCCTACACAGAAGAGAATATCAAGCAATATATAGCTGAGGAGAAAGGTCTTGACGTTCGCACACTCTATCAAGTGCGGGTGTTGAAGCGTAGTATAGATGCGCGTCAACGACAAATTTTTGTCAACTTGAAAGTGCGTGCATACATCAATGAGTTTCCACAAGAAGAGGAATTCGTACGTACGGACTACCCAAATGTGGAAAGAGGCAAGCCTGTTATTGTCGTTGGTGAGGGGCCAGGCGGACTCTTTGCTGCACTTCGTTTGATAGAAAAAGGTCTGCGTCCGATAGTTTTGGAGCGTGGCAAGAACGTACGTGAGCGCAAGAAAGATTTGGCTCTGATTACGAAAACGCAGAAAGTTGACGAACAAAGCAATTATAGTTTTGGCGAAGGAGGTGCAGGTGCTTATAGTGACGGTAAACTTTATACACGGAGCAAGAAGCGTGGCAGCGTGGAAAAGATTCTCAATGTGTTTTGTCAGCATGGGGCTTCTGCGTCGATATTGGCTGATGCTCACCCGCATATTGGCACTGACAAACTGCCTCGTGTGATAGAGAATATGCGCAATACTATTCTCAAGAGTGGTGGTGAGGTTCATTTCTTGACAAAGATGACTCGATTACTTATGGTTGAGAATAGGGTAGTAGGTGTTGAGGCTATTGATTTGCAGAAACAATGTCAGTTGGAGTTTCGTGGTCCTGTTATTCTTGCCACTGGCCATAGCGCACGTGATGTTTATCGCTATCTTAATGAAGCAAAGGTTGAGATAGAGGCTAAGGGAATAGCTGTTGGTGTACGTTTGGAACACCCGAGTGAATTGATAGATCAGATACAATATCATAATAAGAATGGCCGGGGAAAGTATCTTCCGGCTGCAGAATATTCCTTTGTGACGCAAGTTGATGGTCGTGGGGTGTATAGTTTTTGCATGTGCCCAGGTGGTTTTGTCATTCCTGCAGCTACAGATAGAGAGCAGATTGTTGTCAATGGCATGAGTCCGAGCAATCGTGGAACGGCATGGAGTAACAGTGGTATGGTTGTAGAGATGCATCCGGAGGATTGCATGAAGATCGTTGGTGAAGATAAAGAGGATGCTTTGAGCGTGATGCGTTTTCAAGAAGAATTGGAGAAAACGTGTTGGCAGCAGGGGAATATGAAGCAGACTGCGCCTGCACAACGAATGGCAGACTTTGTCAGTGGCCGTCTGAGTTACGACCTTCCCAAGAGTTCATACGCCCCCGGGCTTATCAGCAGTCCGCTTCATTTCTGGTTCCCTGCCTTTGTAAGCAAGCGATTGCAGGCGGCATTCAAGGTCTTTGGAAAGAATGCCCACGGTTTTCTGACGAACGAGGCGGTGATGATTGCAGCCGAAACAAGAACGTCAAGCCCCGTAAGGATAATCCGCGACAGAGCCACATTGCAGCACGTGCGCTTGCAGGGGCTGTTTCCTTGCGGTGAGGGTGCGGGCTATGCGGGCGGTATTGTGTCGGCGGGAATTGACGGAGAACGGTGTGCAGAAATGGCTGCTCTCTATGTGGAAGGCCTGTAG